A window of Pararhizobium gei contains these coding sequences:
- the trbI gene encoding IncP-type conjugal transfer protein TrbI produces MVQSLQLGNPSSASQEKGMKRLNRLPVFFGIGIAVVVACVLVYGISSRGLRFGDRIPDEAGSNVPASTFADQMKRGVKDGIIGDREEQSVFQPTPTTQTKVEAKPIEEEQIKQQAREERRPQMESEEEWLARLRREQREQVLREQQRQRMASLQARATAFDSPLKLKISELGNISNDTRTTDRQPATNNGASDLYAAAMGQNADPNGQTSKEDFFNADIKDLGYLPNQVVPQQSRYELKRGSVIPATMITGIISDLPGRITAQVSQHIYDSATGHFLLIPQGTKLLGRYDSKVSFGQSRVLVVWTDVIFPNGSTLQIGGMAGTDSQGYGGFSDKVNNHYFRTFGSAALVALIGTGIDMAVPESSTLATQDTASDAARRNFAETFGRVAEQTISKNLNVQPTIQIRPGYKFNVLVDQDIVFPGNYGG; encoded by the coding sequence ATGGTCCAGTCGCTCCAGCTCGGCAATCCGAGCAGCGCCTCGCAGGAAAAGGGCATGAAACGGCTCAATCGCCTGCCGGTGTTCTTTGGCATCGGTATCGCAGTCGTCGTCGCCTGTGTCCTTGTCTACGGCATCTCATCCAGGGGACTGCGGTTCGGCGACAGAATTCCGGATGAAGCAGGCTCGAACGTCCCGGCCTCGACCTTCGCTGATCAGATGAAGCGCGGGGTGAAAGACGGCATCATCGGGGATCGCGAAGAGCAGTCCGTATTCCAGCCCACGCCCACAACCCAGACAAAGGTGGAAGCCAAGCCGATTGAAGAAGAGCAGATAAAGCAGCAGGCACGGGAAGAGCGCCGACCGCAAATGGAGTCGGAAGAAGAATGGTTGGCCCGACTTCGCCGCGAGCAGCGCGAACAAGTCCTGCGTGAACAGCAGCGACAGCGGATGGCCAGCCTTCAGGCGCGTGCCACTGCCTTTGACTCGCCGCTGAAGCTCAAAATCTCGGAGCTGGGAAATATCTCCAACGACACCAGGACAACAGACCGGCAGCCGGCCACCAATAACGGTGCCTCCGATCTCTATGCGGCGGCCATGGGCCAGAATGCCGATCCGAACGGGCAGACTTCGAAGGAAGATTTCTTCAACGCCGACATCAAGGATCTCGGCTACCTGCCGAACCAGGTTGTACCTCAGCAGTCACGCTATGAACTGAAACGCGGCTCCGTCATCCCTGCGACGATGATCACCGGTATCATCTCCGATTTGCCGGGCCGGATTACCGCGCAGGTGAGCCAGCACATCTACGACAGCGCCACGGGGCATTTTCTTCTCATTCCGCAAGGTACCAAATTACTCGGACGCTATGACAGCAAGGTCTCGTTTGGCCAAAGCCGCGTTCTGGTCGTCTGGACGGATGTCATCTTCCCGAATGGCTCGACACTGCAGATCGGCGGCATGGCTGGAACGGACTCGCAGGGCTATGGCGGGTTCTCTGACAAGGTCAATAATCACTATTTCCGCACCTTCGGTTCGGCGGCGCTTGTTGCACTGATTGGTACTGGCATCGATATGGCGGTTCCGGAGAGTTCCACCCTCGCCACACAGGATACAGCCTCTGACGCGGCACGCCGGAACTTTGCGGAGACCTTCGGCCGCGTCGCGGAGCAGACGATTTCCAAGAACTTGAATGTTCAGCCCACCATCCAAATCCGGCCGGGCTACAAGTTCAACGTTCTCGTCGACCAAGATATTGTCTTTCCCGGAAATTATGGCGGTTGA
- the trbG gene encoding P-type conjugative transfer protein TrbG, giving the protein MTALALLITATTSGFAQSLTTNEAKGTTLSNKWRGQRGLVTTGADGKVIFLFGETQPSVVCSPLQVCDIELQGGEIVRDVLVGDTVRWKVEPATSGAAGGQAIHLIVKPSEAGLVTSMVVTTSRRTYHIQLKSHPNQYMARVGFEYPEEAATRLSDINARIQTMTNSDGGVPPEQLAFAYSLSGSAPWKPKRVYSDGQKTYIQFPRTLSGQDAPVLFVVSGGQNRIVNYRMKNDMMIVDYNIDKAVLVSGVGWRQQKITIRRGG; this is encoded by the coding sequence ATGACCGCACTTGCGCTTTTGATCACGGCGACGACATCGGGCTTTGCCCAGAGCCTGACGACGAATGAGGCGAAAGGAACCACCCTCTCCAACAAATGGCGTGGGCAGCGGGGACTGGTAACAACTGGTGCCGACGGAAAAGTCATCTTTCTGTTCGGTGAGACGCAGCCCTCTGTCGTTTGCTCACCTTTACAGGTCTGCGACATCGAGCTTCAGGGTGGGGAGATTGTCCGCGACGTGCTTGTTGGGGACACGGTGCGCTGGAAGGTCGAGCCGGCCACATCCGGTGCTGCAGGGGGCCAGGCAATTCACCTGATCGTCAAACCGTCTGAAGCGGGTCTGGTGACGTCGATGGTGGTGACGACGTCGAGGCGCACCTATCATATTCAGCTCAAATCGCATCCAAACCAGTATATGGCCCGGGTCGGCTTCGAGTATCCGGAAGAGGCCGCGACGAGATTGTCCGACATCAACGCTCGAATTCAGACGATGACCAATTCCGACGGCGGCGTACCGCCAGAGCAACTTGCCTTCGCCTATTCGCTGAGCGGCAGCGCGCCCTGGAAGCCGAAGCGCGTCTATTCGGATGGGCAGAAGACCTACATACAGTTTCCGCGAACGCTCTCCGGTCAGGATGCGCCGGTCCTCTTCGTAGTTTCTGGCGGGCAAAACCGGATCGTAAACTACCGGATGAAGAACGACATGATGATCGTCGATTACAATATCGACAAGGCTGTCCTTGTTTCGGGCGTCGGCTGGCGTCAGCAGAAAATCACCATCCGGCGGGGAGGCTGA
- a CDS encoding acyl-homoserine-lactone synthase, producing MFILVQAHQYTRYQALMDQAFRLRKRVFHDQLGWAVTIDGDCERDEYDALRPAYLMWCNDRADRLYGTLRLMPTTGPTLLYDVFHNTFAGANLIAPGIYEGTRMCLDEETLSEDFPRLETGKAFGMLLLALCECGLSHGIETLVSNYEPHLARVYRRAGLAVEEVGRAEGYGRSPVCCGVFEVSEEVRTRMQQALGVAAPLYAGYRPRKIADSETVRISA from the coding sequence TTGTTCATTCTGGTTCAAGCGCATCAGTACACCCGTTATCAGGCTCTCATGGATCAGGCATTTCGCCTGCGCAAACGTGTGTTTCACGATCAACTCGGTTGGGCCGTGACAATCGACGGTGATTGCGAGCGCGACGAGTATGATGCTCTGCGGCCAGCTTACCTGATGTGGTGCAATGATCGCGCGGATCGCCTTTATGGAACGCTGCGGCTGATGCCAACCACCGGCCCAACGCTTCTCTACGACGTCTTCCATAACACGTTTGCGGGTGCAAACCTGATTGCACCTGGCATCTATGAGGGAACGAGAATGTGCCTCGATGAGGAAACACTTTCCGAGGATTTCCCGAGGCTGGAAACGGGTAAGGCTTTCGGCATGCTGCTGCTGGCGTTGTGCGAATGCGGATTGTCGCACGGTATCGAGACGCTGGTCTCAAACTACGAGCCGCACTTGGCGCGCGTCTATCGTCGGGCGGGGCTCGCCGTTGAAGAGGTTGGCCGCGCAGAAGGCTATGGTCGCTCTCCGGTTTGCTGCGGTGTTTTCGAAGTTTCAGAGGAGGTTCGCACGCGCATGCAGCAGGCGCTTGGCGTCGCGGCTCCCCTCTATGCAGGATATCGGCCGCGCAAAATTGCGGACAGCGAGACCGTGCGCATATCGGCCTGA
- the trbH gene encoding conjugal transfer protein TrbH: MRLCHFPIVAAVLLSGCQTGTDALTTSAAPSTVTGPVASAIAGDMAGRYAEQAGSTAAPIRLHNDTSDFATALEAALKGWGFTVVTDDKARSVKNTAKPIELAYSLIDVDGQVLVRLSSETLELGRAYSVSSGGATPASPLSLMKRN; this comes from the coding sequence ATGCGCCTTTGCCATTTTCCTATTGTTGCTGCCGTTCTTCTCTCTGGTTGCCAGACCGGAACAGACGCGCTCACGACGAGCGCCGCGCCCTCGACGGTAACAGGTCCCGTGGCAAGCGCGATCGCCGGCGACATGGCTGGACGTTACGCCGAGCAGGCAGGGTCAACCGCCGCGCCGATCAGGCTTCACAACGACACTTCGGATTTCGCGACCGCGCTCGAGGCCGCGTTAAAAGGGTGGGGTTTCACTGTCGTGACGGATGATAAGGCACGCTCCGTGAAGAACACCGCCAAACCGATCGAGCTGGCATATTCGTTGATCGACGTTGACGGACAGGTACTCGTGAGGCTTTCCAGCGAGACACTCGAGCTTGGGCGGGCCTATTCGGTGTCATCTGGTGGCGCCACGCCGGCGAGCCCGCTTTCATTAATGAAGCGAAACTGA
- a CDS encoding conjugal transfer protein TrbF, translating into MAAQRAPENPYLAARQEWSERYGSYVRAASAWRTVGILSLGMAVIGLSYSLYLSTQVKLVPYIVEVDKLGNTVSAGFPQQIEYADARVIRATLGGFITSFRSITPDAVVQKQYIDRTYALLRTSDPSTQKINAWFRGNSPFEKAVNATVAIEVNNIVALSNQTYQIDWTEYERDRKGKEIATRRFRGIATVAITPPQDEATIRLNPIGLYVKDFDWTAQL; encoded by the coding sequence ATGGCAGCGCAACGCGCCCCGGAGAACCCGTATCTTGCCGCAAGGCAGGAATGGTCGGAACGATACGGCTCTTACGTGAGGGCGGCCTCGGCATGGCGGACGGTCGGCATCTTGAGCCTCGGCATGGCGGTGATCGGTCTCAGTTACTCGCTGTATCTGAGCACGCAGGTCAAACTCGTGCCGTACATCGTCGAGGTCGACAAGCTCGGAAACACCGTCTCGGCAGGATTTCCGCAGCAGATCGAATATGCCGACGCCCGGGTCATCCGGGCAACGCTCGGCGGCTTTATCACCAGTTTCCGCTCGATCACGCCGGATGCCGTCGTCCAGAAACAATACATCGACAGGACCTATGCGCTTCTCAGGACAAGCGATCCATCGACCCAGAAGATTAATGCCTGGTTCCGTGGCAACTCGCCATTCGAAAAGGCCGTGAATGCGACCGTCGCCATCGAGGTGAACAACATCGTCGCGCTGTCGAACCAGACCTATCAGATCGACTGGACTGAGTACGAACGGGACCGCAAAGGCAAGGAAATCGCGACACGCCGATTTCGCGGCATAGCCACGGTGGCGATCACCCCGCCCCAGGACGAGGCGACCATCCGGCTCAATCCCATCGGCCTCTATGTCAAGGACTTCGACTGGACCGCGCAACTGTAA